The Nymphaea colorata isolate Beijing-Zhang1983 chromosome 11, ASM883128v2, whole genome shotgun sequence genome includes the window AGATATTATATCTCATCTCCCATTCTACTGCCACACCATTGCTATTCTCATTGTGCAACAGTGAGGCCAAACTGCCGTTGGGCATGTAATCATACAAGAGAAGCTTTGTGCTCCTGTTGCTGCAGTAGCCCAAGAGTCTTACTATGTTTTTGTGCCTTATGGAACCCAATGTGCTCGTCTCAGAGGCAAAAGCTAGTTCACTGCATTTCTTGCTAGGCCATAGCCTCTTCACTGCCACATTGTCACCGCCAGTTACTGATGCTCTGTACACCATTCCAGAACACCCCCTTCCAATGATATTTTCAGGTATAAGACTGCGTAATATGGCATCCAGTGGGATGTCCCGTTTCTGGAAGAGTGTTATGCTCCAAGGTGGAGCAATCTCCGGATCCCCTGTGTCTTTTGGCAAACTTGTGCGTGCTCTTATCAGCATATACGCTGCTAGCAGTAGTAGCATTGCTGTTGCACTGAGCAGGAGGCTCATTGCCAATTTTAACATATTGGATTTCGACGATGATGGTGCATGTGCACATGAACTATCAGATACACAGAGTGCTGAATTTCCAGTGAGATCACTTAAAGGTAGCTTCTTGAAGAAGGGAGTATCTGGCAAGGCGCCAGAAAAATTGTTGAAGCTCACGTTCAGTGTGACTAGATTTTGAAGAGTTGAGAGAACAGAGAGGTCTCCTGTCAGCATGTTGTATGACAGGTCGAGTGTTCCCAGCTTGATGAGGCTAGAGAATTCCTGTGGCAGCCGGCCCGTGAGAAAATTCTTGCTTAGATTCAATGATATCTCCAAAGATGGCAGCAATCCAAGTTGAGGAGGAATCTCCCCATGGAGTCTGTTGCTGCTAAGATCCAAGAGTTGCAGTTTACTACAGCGGCCGAGCTCGGCAGGGATCGTGCTAGAGAAATTGTTGTTCCCAAGCATGAGTTTGTTTAAAGAACTCAGCAAACCAAATGCTGGATTCAGATCTCCAGTAAGATAGTTCGCTGACATATCTATAATTTGCAGGCTTACCAACCGGCCTATATCTGTAGGTATATTTCCTGTAAGGCTGTTGGAATGAAGGTCAAGGAACTGGAGGCTCGTGCATGAAGAGACTTCTCCAGGAATTGGCCCAATCAATTCGTTCTGACCCAAATCAAGAAACTCCAATCTTGTCAACTTCCCGATCTCGGCTGGGATCGATCCAGAGAGGCGGTTGCTGCTTGCTCTGAACCGAATCAGAGAAGTGCAGTTACCAATTTGTGCTGGGATTGGACCGGAGAGATCATTGGAGAGGAGAAGCAACTTTGTTAGATTTGTCAATGCAAAAATCTGCTTTGGAATAGATCCTACGAGGCTATTCTGAGAAAGATCAAGCGCCTCCAGCTTTTCACAATCAGCAAGAGAGGTGGGAATACTTCCTTCAAGCTTGTTCTTCCACAAGTAAAGCAAAGTTAGACTCTTCAGCGTCCCTAACTCTGGAGGTATCTGACCTGTAATTTGATTGTTATCAATCTCAATATGGGTTAGAGCTGTGCAGTTCACCAGGATCGAGGGTATACTGCCAGAGATCTGGTTGACACTCAAAAGAAGCTCTTCAAGTTTTTCCAAGCCCCCAAAACTTTGAGGAATGCTTCCTGTTAGAGCATTCATTGATAAGTCAATGACAGCCAATGAAGAACAGTTGCCGATCTCAGGAGGGATGGTACCAACCAAGCTATTTTGCCACAAAAGAAGGTGTTGTAGGTTTGAGAGCCTGCCCAACTCCTTAGGAACTGAACCAGATAGCGAATTCCCATAAAGATATATGCTTTGCAGTTCACTGCAGTCCCCCAACTCTTTGGGTATTGGACCTGACAACATGGCTGTATATATGGCAAGAGTTTGCAGTTTCTTAAGTTGCCCAAGTGTAGCAGGAAGGGGGCCTGTTAGGCTGGTCTCAGCTAGACCCAACATGGCGAGTTCACTGCAATTTCCAATCTCTAATGGCAGCGGGCCTTGGAGATTTGCATTTCCTCCTGCTCTGAACACCGTCAAATTCTTCAAGTTGCCTATGCTTGAAGGCAACCCACCATTCAACTGGTTGTCATAGAGAACCAACCACGAAAGGCTGGTGAGGTTGCCAATATCTGCCGGGATGGGTCCCTCCAAAAAATTAGAGTTAAGATAGAGCTTTTCGAGCTTGGTGAGCCTGCATATTTCATTTGGAATAGCACCGCTGATTCCATTATTGCTCAGGTCAAGAAAGGTCAGTTGGGAATAGTCACCCAACTCTGCAGGGATTGAACCAGTGAGGTTGATCCCTGATAGAATCAATGTCCGGAGGGATTTGAGGGATCCGAAACCAGAAGGAGGAGGACcatgaagagaaagagacttCAGACTAACCTGGATCACGTCACCCTCGGCATTGCAGAGAACGCCGTTCCATTTGCAGGGATTGCCATCATCAGGATTCCAGTTACTCAGGCTCTCGGTTGAGCCATTTAGACGTAGCTTCCATTCTAGGAGTGCCTGTCCCTCTTGGTTCAAAGCCTGAATGGCCACGAATCCAAATAATgaaaggaacaagaagaagaggaacagAGAAGATGGCAGTACATGCTTCTTCTCTGCTTCCATGGATTTACAGGCATTAGACAGGGGATGATGAGATTGAGAAGAGAAGAGCAGCAGAACCCATGTTCCTGTTATATGCTTCAGATCAGAATCTCCGGATCCAAGAGCAGCTACCTCGcatcagagaaagagagagagagagagagagagaaagttcaaACAAAATGAGAGGGATACATATTTTCTACTATTTCTCTGCAGAGGGGGCATGTGAGGTGGGACGTGTATAGGGTGATGGATTTAAACATGCTGTCGTGATTgtgtccttttccttttttcagattTCTTTTCAACCAAAGATTAAACAAGCAGAAAGTGGGGTAGTAGTGGGTCCTTCTTTATCATTTGTTTTGTAGCTTTTAATAGTGTGTAAATGATGAGGAGCGGGAGCATGTGAGCTGGGTTCGTTTAAAATAAACGATTTAACTAACGATGATGGGCAGCCAAGTATGTCTATTATATATCTTTTCTCATCTTTTACCTGACTTGAGCACCGTGTtgtggggagagagagtgagagagcaCGTGGCCTAGAACATGATACTTTGATGAGCATTGACAATGTCAGtgttggagagagaaagagagattcaCAAAAAACCGCcaatttctcttttatttaaTCAAACTATGAGGTTTAAGAACTATTTATAGAAAGGTTGAAACATCCACACTTTTCCCCATCCTCTCCAAGATATAGATCTGCTTTTAGGACTTTGGGTATGAGGAACTCTAGATGACCAGGTCATTAGGGTCAGCAAGTTGACTCATCGGCCGATCGAATATCCAAATAACCATAATTCCATAATTGCAGTCAAATATCAGTGAGTCAAGCTGAATCAAGAGCAAGACAAAGGCAGAGGTGAGCCAGGTCGAATCGAGCCAAGTCAGGTTCTACTTCGCCAAAACCGCAAGTCATGCCTGGATTTGTAAGAAATTCGATCTGACTTGGAAAATTTCTGATTTAGCTCGACTAGTTTGCCAAGTATGATTAAAAGAGACTtctatttttgttgatttatacAACAATTTGACATAATATTAAACAAGATGAGTTGTTTCAAGAGGGAAAAGCATGTCAACATTTATAATATTAGGATATGGTTTGAAATGCAttagatggaaatgacattTGAATGAAATAAGCTTAACATTCAGAAGTTGTTCTAGTTGCATGATAATGAAGTGGGCGTGTACATTACAAAAAGGAGTATGGACTAAGGAGGAAGGGCAATGCTATGTTCCTTTGTTCTTCCCTTCCCTATAAGCAGCTTTGACGATGTCGGTAAGGAAAAGACAAGAAGACCATATCAGAATGGAGGGTCTTGCCCTGAAGCAAACACTGTAGCAAACACCTACAGTTGCTGTACCTTGCCATTTCCACAACACATGTTTTAGGATTTTGTCCTCGTCTACGTGTTTTCATTTAAGAGGTCTATACTTCTTTATTCTTTCCATAAACCGAACCCTACCAACGTGTCCATAGGGTTGGTTTAATGGAATCTGGCTTTAAATTGTCTGAAGCCAAAttcttaataattttttttgaaataattacAAAATGCCGCCTAGGTATTGAGTAAATAACCAATGACTGCATaagatttgaaaaacaacaacaagcgCTCATCTTTTTAAAGCAATTCGCAAAGACCCATGTTGCCAACGTACGTGGAAGGAAGGTGTGAACTTTTCATATTAAGATACAAACTCATACTTAAGTGGTTCACGAGCCGTGCAAAGAGAGCTCGAATTCTTCTCAAGTGTCTTAGACAAATCTCAAACTTAAGTTGAGTTCGACATTattagctcgagctcggcttgactcTGCTCTGCTCGAGTTCTAAATACTCGAGCTTCGCTTAATTAATCTCAAACTATGGATTGGCTTGCGGCAGaccaaacatttcattaaactattttgtttttaaagaaaaagtggTATGTAGATTTAAGACTTAACCTTACGCTGACATCCATTTGAACCATTCATATGACAACATtgggagatatatatatatatatatatatattcggaCTTCAACGAGTTTAACTGAACCGAACCCACTTATCTCAAGTTGGACTCGTTTATGTAATCAAGTTCATTTGTTAACTTGAACTTCAACTCAATTAATAAATCAGTAGAGGTCGAGTCAAGCGGAACCGCCTTCACTCTCGCTGGCTGTGTGCTTCAGCGTCAGCACTGGACCGGCTGCGCTCCTCCCGCGGCGCGGCTCCGGCAAGACCTGCAGCCAACTAGAGAGCACTTTTCCAAGCTTTCTGCAGCGCAACAGTGAAAATAAGGCTCCGTGTTGAATGGGGGCCCGGTCTCAGAAGTCAGAAGACAATTGTTTCAGTGCCCTTTTTTGAGATGAGGTGCATCTGTGTCGAGTCTGGTTGGTTGTCCATGCATGCctttactttcatttcatgCCCAGTATAGAGGAGGCCCCATCTGCACTAGCaactaaattaaaaaagaaaagaaaaaactatgtttaaaagtaactaaaactcaagcaaatggCTAGAttaaaagaatgaacaaaagaaaactaacaagaagcttgtatttcttttcatctttttcaactATTTTCACCGTTTTCAAAATGAACCCATGCCCCCCTACATATAAAAAAAGGAATGGTTTGTAGATCTGGAACCATTTACAAACATTTACAGTTGTTTAGATATGATTTGGATCTGCTTTCGCTGCATCAGTTGGACAAGAGTCGTCCTGAACAAGTTTTAAATATATCGTTCCTCCAAAATGATTCTTTACCTTAGAGGGTTTAGATCTGCCCAACAAAAGGTCTCACTGCTCATATCAAGTGGTGGTTCGCTCACAAGCTTCTATTGCTAATCAAGGTGGTGGCTTTAAAGAAGGAACACGAGTTTGGATACAATCTAAGAGCATCTTCAAATCAGATCCATCAAATCATATCTAGtctcaaatgatgaaaaaaaaagtggctaGAACCATATTCCAATTCCTATACCTAAGAATCAGGTGATACCGGTTAAAATCGGGTCCAAAACCCGATTCAGTTCGAATGGGTCTCATAATAATTGGCCAAAAACGTCGGGCTCACGAGATTTCTCCCGAGACATTCCTCGTGGTCTACCATTCCCACTTCAGACAGAGTACTCATCGGGGTACTCATCGGGTACCCCGGTACCTGGTACTTGGCCCGATCAGGTTGGAGCTGAAAAAACGGCCCGACGGACTGGGCCCGAGTCAGTCCGACTCGGCCcgtatataatttaaaaaataaattttaaaatttaataatatgtattttattattaaaaatatattttatattactaaaaaattattttataattaaaaaatattttttattactaaaCGAGTGGGCGGAGATTCGGGTTATCGGGCCGGACCCGGGGCACGTTTCTGGCCCGACGGGCCGCCCCGGGCCAGGTTGCTGGGACGGGCCGACCGGGGCCGGGTTTTACCGGGTCGGGCCTGCCccgcccggcccggcccgttgcccaTGTCTAGTGGCACCCACCGCCTAACAACCGACAATAGTGGGTGAACGCCGGGGGGCGGCCAACCCACGGGCGGAGGTCGATCGGATGGCAACGTCTCTATGTTTCATCCGTCAGTTGCAGAGGGAACGAGGATGATTCCACTCTTGCTAGCGGCGTTTCTTGTACCACCACCGACCGGCGATAGGAACTGCGACATTCGTCGCACCTCTCTCTGCCTACCCAAAGCGACGAGAAAGCCCGACCTGATGATGCTTGCTTTAAGGCATCTTCGTCTTGGGCAGACCACTAATGGTAGAATCCGGCCATACCCTCTCCAAAATCTGACGGCGGTTCAACGTCCCTCCGGCCATGGGTTTCGACCACTCCGGCCACTCCACCGGTTAGAGGAATGATGGCTGGATTCCTCGCCTCCCACAGCTGTAGATTCCGTCTGTCGATGGGAGGAACACGAAACAATCGGTTTCCTACTTCCTCCAGACGAATGAAAGAGGGCCTTCGGTCGGAACCCTCGACGATGGATCTGGTTCGCCGACTCGTAATGGAGCTCCAGCGGAACTCCTTCCGATGTGGCCTCAACTGAATCACGGCTCCACGTTCCCCCCAAACCCCCAACGCCTTTCGCAAGGTAATGCAACTACTTACCTCTTCCATTTCAGCTGGTCGGACGGTCATTGAAGCCCATGAAGGTTTTGTGTGTTCTGCAAAGCTAGCAGAACATCTTTCTAAATTCATCGAGCCTTTGTGCGATGAAATCTACCTTTTTGCAAAATTCTGCTTGCTGTAGGTAGGGTTAACTAATCTTAACCCGTCTGCACTCATTaccaaattaaaagaaaaaattacgtttaaaactaactaaaactcaagcaaaagaCTAGacgaaaagaaagaacaaagaaaactaacaagaagcttattttcttttcaacttttaaaactaTTTCTACCGATTTCAAAATgatctttatatttatataaaagaaagagatggaTTGTGGATCTGGATTTATTTACACGATCAACCCCGCAGAATGTAGCTCTTTGACCGTACTCCACTAAATTAACCATACTCAAAACGTTAGGGGTTTTGATGATGCctgaattatgaaattttaaaattgaaattctcattttgatgaaataggaattgcattatcaaataaagaaatttgattttagaaatATGAGctcatttttaaatcaaaattctagaatgATGACTCTACCTTAGGGGGTTGAATTACAAAATTGTAGATTTTTCTTACAGCACAAAAGGTTTTAATTCTTCAATTATCTAGAATTATAATTCCTATTTTATCAAACACCTCATTCTCAatttcagaatcaaaattccaaaccgaCGAGCACAAACGAAaaattagaattaaaattttcattccaatttcgGTTTGAAGGGAAGTTTTGTTTCTATatcaaaaacaacaacaagacagatttttttttttttttttgttgtttaaccTTTGTCCTTAAAGATATTTTTACTCAAAAGAACCTGTATTTTCACTTGTTGAATTGAATAAATAGAAGGAGTATTTCACTTTACCGTTTGCCTGCGAAACTCCACCCTTCCCTCCATCTCCTAAGGTACCAAGGTGTCAAATGTGAATACCCCAAGTTTTCACTTACTATAAAATTTTGTCACcccataaaaaaatcattttcagtCTCATCTATATATTGTCATTCTTCCATTCATCCTAATTCAAACATTGAGCAACAGGATCAAGAATCAGATATCCAAAAgtcatcttttttattcaaacTCCGAATCTAAGCCCCAAATCggttttgaatccaaatccaaaccctaGATTCACTTTAGAACCAAAATGAAGCCCAAACCTCACATCCAGATTCAATTAtcaatttgagatccaaatataattctggatccaatttggatccaaatctgacctCTGGAtccattttgaatccaaatgatCAATTTTAGATCTAAATCTAGTTTCTAGATCCTATTGGGATCCCAACTCACTTCTGGAACCATTTAAGATCCGAACATTTTCATGTCCCAATATAGTTTCTGAATCCCATTCAGATAAATTCTGACTTTCTGATCCAAATGTTCTTCAATCTAACTTTGGATCTGTTGCAGATCCAAACTatcaatttcaaattcaaagtgTCACTGTCAGATCCATGTAGATCTAAAATGTAGCTTTTGGATCAATTTGGATATAAGCTACTGCTTTAGGATCAAAACTATCACTTCCAGATCCAAACTACtgtttttggatccaaatcaccatttggatccaaatccaaaatttagataaaaaaactcgcaatcaagatccaaaattccATTTTCAGATCTCTTGGGGGCACAAGATTGAATGCATCATGAAAATCTTCCAAATTACCCTTTATTTTcacttaaaaattttgaaaataaatatgattttcC containing:
- the LOC116264413 gene encoding LRR receptor-like serine/threonine-protein kinase RGI3, whose amino-acid sequence is MEAEKKHVLPSSLFLFFLFLSLFGFVAIQALNQEGQALLEWKLRLNGSTESLSNWNPDDGNPCKWNGVLCNAEGDVIQVSLKSLSLHGPPPSGFGSLKSLRTLILSGINLTGSIPAELGDYSQLTFLDLSNNGISGAIPNEICRLTKLEKLYLNSNFLEGPIPADIGNLTSLSWLVLYDNQLNGGLPSSIGNLKNLTVFRAGGNANLQGPLPLEIGNCSELAMLGLAETSLTGPLPATLGQLKKLQTLAIYTAMLSGPIPKELGDCSELQSIYLYGNSLSGSVPKELGRLSNLQHLLLWQNSLVGTIPPEIGNCSSLAVIDLSMNALTGSIPQSFGGLEKLEELLLSVNQISGSIPSILVNCTALTHIEIDNNQITGQIPPELGTLKSLTLLYLWKNKLEGSIPTSLADCEKLEALDLSQNSLVGSIPKQIFALTNLTKLLLLSNDLSGPIPAQIGNCTSLIRFRASSNRLSGSIPAEIGKLTRLEFLDLGQNELIGPIPGEVSSCTSLQFLDLHSNSLTGNIPTDIGRLVSLQIIDMSANYLTGDLNPAFGLLSSLNKLMLGNNNFSSTIPAELGRCSKLQLLDLSSNRLHGEIPPQLGLLPSLEISLNLSKNFLTGRLPQEFSSLIKLGTLDLSYNMLTGDLSVLSTLQNLVTLNVSFNNFSGALPDTPFFKKLPLSDLTGNSALCVSDSSCAHAPSSSKSNMLKLAMSLLLSATAMLLLLAAYMLIRARTSLPKDTGDPEIAPPWSITLFQKRDIPLDAILRSLIPENIIGRGCSGMVYRASVTGGDNVAVKRLWPSKKCSELAFASETSTLGSIRHKNIVRLLGYCSNRSTKLLLYDYMPNGSLASLLHNENSNGVAVEWEMRYNILLGAGQGLAYLHHDCIPPIIHRDVKSNNILLGPRYEPYLADFGLAKLLDEDGMGYSRSSPLLAGSYGYIAPEYGSMLRITEKSDVYSFGVVLLEVLTGKHPLDAAFPEGLHLVQWVKDHRRNKRSALELLDPKLQGRPDSQIQEMLQALGIALLCVNNNAEERPTMKDVAALLKEIRHDAPAEAHKLGTSEPTNSPTPNHSTASSAGLHLDPGSSNCSLPYSSSVSTKINLY